gaaatgttttcctttctttttgtgtatCTTAAGACTCTTACATGTCCTGCGGTGAAGAATTCCTAAGGagttctcttttcccagctcagcccattgaaaaaaatcaaaaccccaCAACCTCATGTATAAACCAAACAGGCTAGAAAGGACCAATGCTGTGAAGCTGGAGCAAGCCTAGCTTGAGATTTGATGCATAAACTCCAATTTTTCCCGTGCTGACTTGCTCAGAATTTGTACCTTGTCTTTGTGGTCTATGTCCAGTGGTGGTGAGTGCCACTAAGTTCTGTTTATTGTGgaatcccatttaaaaaaaaagttttttatttccatttcattctTCTATTCTTACTTCAAAGGAGTAAAGTAAGATTTAGACAAATAGGAAGACAGCTTCTTTAAGAGGGTGAGGCTTTTATTATATGCAGGTCATGCAAAACAgttccctttttgttttaataaactCTGGCGCATCTTTTATGTTCTTTGATAGATGGGactaaaataagatttttctaGCAAGCTAATCTGATATTCATGTTTTCACGGTGTCTTTGCCAATTTTTGTGTTCACTGACTTCTTAAAATGTCTTTGgcttatatattaaataaaagcaaaaggtaaacaaattaaaatgctaGTACATTGAACACTTAAAGTATGGATTTGTCAGAGATGGAGCAATACTCTGCTGGGCTATCAGAGTCTGATGTTTATTTACGTCCTGGATGGTGCTGATTTCCTGTCCGATTTCTTGCTACAGCTGCACACATAAGGTCCTCCTGCTGCAAACTAGTGTTGAGCcacatgaaaaattaacttAAAATGCTGCTGAATTGGGTAATAAAGGTAAAGGTCAAGAATTCTAATATTTGCCCACCGGTGGcaggattttttgtttcagtttcatttttttacacTAATTTGTATAAATTACTTTTGTGTCTGCATTTTACTGCTCATAGAAAACATTCAGGAACTTGACCCTTCCAGAAGCATTTTGCTGAGCAGACTGAAGTCTCCCTAAAGAAACCTTTACCttcaggaattattttctgGTACAGTTGGAACAGCTTCCTGGCTCCAACCAGAAtactttggtttggtttctttgctttctttgtgcTGTAGCATTTTCTGCAACAGCAATTTTGTTGAAAAGAACAAACGAGACAATCTGTCCAGGCAGTGGTGCTGTGTAGGGGAAAGTTGTAGTGGAGACCTAGCTGGAACAGATACTGTAGCATGAAAAACATGAGATATTGGCTCTGATGGCTACAGGGTTAAAATCAGGGTGAGGGGAGAACAAAAGAGTAACAGTGATGCCCTGAGAGTGAGCTACTGTTTTAAAAACTAAAGTAACAAAATGAACTTTTCCAGCCTCCCCGCTTAGTTTGTCCTTCCATTCCTGTAAGGGTGCGTCAGGCTGGTTTGTTGAGGTTCGTGGTAGAAAACCACTGGtaccagagctggaaaaggaactgctcctgtgtgctgctgggcactCCTGGATGTTTACTACTGTAGTGTTGTGAGCTCTTTCTAATATTTCCCTGTGTCTCTTGAAAATTATTGCATGGCAGCTTAATTATGGGTAAAATCTGCCCACGTGGGCTGGAATAAGGAGAAACAGCTGAGAAGCAGAGTAGGAGAAGAGGGAATGGCAGAAGAGCTTTGGGATATGAGGTGGACATGACTTCTTGGCTTAAACCAGAAGAGGCCAGGTGAGGCCAGGCCCCCTGGCCTGTGGCATGTGCCTGAGTGTCACTGACCAGGCTTGCTCTGAATTTTatcagctgtgcagagcagggcaaggtggacacagcagcacagagctgctagGGGTTTCTGTGAGAGCCTTTGTGTGGCACTAAGGATGCTGCCCAGTGTGCTCCTAGGCAGGGTTTTGCTGGAAGCTATGGAAGCAAACACCCTCAGTAAAGTGAGGAGAGAGGATACACCCCTGGCCTGTAGTTAGCAAAGATCTGGAAAGGATTTTGAAGAACAATAAACCCTCAGCTGCTTTTACCCCATGCTGCAAGGGAAACGCAAGTAATTACAGCCCTAACTAATGTGCAGTTCAGATTGCACATTCTGGGTTCTATCCTTGCAGAATGCAGGTTTGTGATTCCTGCAACAAATGTTTCTGTATAGTTCTGATCTAATGTGTACTGACATGCTGGTGTGTCAGACTTCCATGTGACAACTCCACTTCAGCAGTTAATTATCCTGTTAGCATCTGCACTCTTAAGCATTAATCTGGGTCTGTGTTTTCTAAAAGCTTCTAAAACTTAACTTCAGATGGACATCCAGGTGTTTCTGGGCTTTTGCTCCCTACTGGAAGAACAGCATTTCatgttgcattttaaaactgcaaacCGTGTGATCCTTTGCAATCAAACTTTAATTCACTGACTCATCTTCATTTGGCCTAAGTAACTTTTCAAACTTTTGTATCCCAGTGTATGACTGTGCAGAAGAAGAATGGATTAACAACAGAAATCTGCTGTCAAGAGTTAGTGTTGCAATCTCTAGTCGTGGAGTGTTTTCCATGGTGTAATTTGGAGGTAGCTGCAAGCAGGTCGTGGTTTGTGCTTTGCCATGCAAGAGCACTTGGACGGAAGTGGCAGCACATGTCACCAGGCTTGCTCTGAATGTGTGTAGCTCACCACTTCCTCATGCTGCAGTGAAAGAGCAAAAGAAGCATCAGTTTCTAGTTCATTTGAACCTCCAAAATGTTACAGTTGCAGAGGTACTTACAGCCTTTCCCTTTATATTCTTTTAGCTTTGAAATGAATCTTTGAGAATTTGGGTGAAGTTCATACTAGAAATCTTAAGTTCTGAGAAGATAGTTTTTTGTGCAGGTCCTGACTTTTAGAAGGAGTGGTTgtataaataatttcagtgcTGCAAGGGAAATGAGTAACCACGAGAAACCAgtctgtgcaggagctggatTGGTGCAGATGGGAAGCTTGTGCTGAGTCCTTCTCAGAAAGCCACCCCTGCAGGATCACTCACTGCTGtgtctcagctccagcagctcacactgcaggCACAATTCTCTTTCTGAATCTAGTTTTCCTCATAGCTGCTTCCCAAAGCTTCAGGCCTAGACACAAATGAACTTTTAGAACTGATTTAATTTGCTGTTGCCACAATAAAATGCTCTTTCCAGAGAAATCCATATTTGTGCTTTATAACCTTTGAGGCCAAAACAAAATCTATGCAGGGCAAAGGTTATTTGTTTTCAGACCTGAATACAATTTTCTATGATTTCAGCAGCTGTGATTGCACctagttaggaaaaaaatctttacaacAAGGGAGGCAATATCCTCTGTTATGGAAATGGAAACACTTGCCAAACTTGTGTTACGTAGGATAGGGATTTTTTGAAAGTGCATATAATTCTCATGTCATTTTTAGAAGAGTGTGAATTAatgaaagtctcttttttcctacCATTGAATCTTGGGAAATTGCAATTGTACTAGTAATCGTAGCATTTTaattaatgcaattaatttCATATGCTGCTTAAGTGCTGATGTGATATTTTTGCTCATAATTTGTATTCTAACTAATGAGCTGAGCTACATATCCATGGCACATAAAGTGGCCAAAACCTGTTATTTTCACTATATTAAAATAGTAATATTGTATGTGAGAAGAATGAAATTCAAATAACTAATGAACATCCATATTTCATATTCATTTTCTCCTGTGGTGTAGTAAAAACTCCCATAGCTTCCTGTTTAGTGTCTGGATGAATTCTTAAAGCTAGAAGCAGCATTTTTCCAATTAAGATACTTTTGATAAttgtaaattaaattacattttaagaaagtttatttaattttttctaacTTACCCCCATCTTTTACAAACTACAACTAAGTATCAAGCAACTATTTAAGATGCAGTGAAGAACAAGTGGGCCATTTGTTTCCAAACCAATTAATCTGGGGGATACTGTCACAAGATTGAAAAATCTGGCAGTCATGTAGTAGTGGGGCTTGAGCAGTCTCAGTTTGACCTGTGTTGTAATACAGATTTAGAGATCCAAAAGTTAAAGTAGTTAGGATTAAGGGACTAGTCTGTTTGGAAATCCATTTCACCCCTCTAAACcttaaaaaacattattaaacccttttgaattaattttttcaatctttttttaaaaacctatggcttaaaatctgaaatttattttcaaaatcagtCTGAGAACTGATGGGTACCATGTGGAAGTataaaggggaaaaggagagaagtgTTTTCTTGATGCTTTTTGGAGCTTCCTAGAGAATCTTAATTGTTCCCAAATGAGTGTTCTTGAAAATGGAGTCTTATAACTCCTGTGTTGTATTACCATTTACTGTGATGTCTGATTAGGTTGCATCAAACATCAGTTTTCAAAGTAGATGCTGGCTTTGAAAAGGAACTGAGGGGTCACAGGATGGATTTCTGACTCTGAGCCAGAAGTACCAGGGAATTGACTCAAACTGCGGGGACTGGTCAGATCTTCAGTTGAAATACACATTCATACCAGTGACCTTATTGGTGTGAAGTGGAAGATCTGGAGATCAAGTCTTCCTCTAATGATCTTAACTAACTAGTACTGAGTCTGAGCTTGGCCTGCTTTCATTGTGCAGAATAATTTATCCTTGCCATGTTGGATGCAGCTGAAAACTTCGTGTATTTTCAGCACTTCCAAGTGTGTGGAAGAAATGGCAGCTTCAGAATGGTTCTTTTGACTAAGTTTGCTCTTACCAAATTGCCAAAAGGAAACTGAACACTTCTTTTCATTAACTGCAAAACTTAGGAGTATCTCTTTCTCTGGCAGGAATCGACTTTAAAATCAGAACAATAGAATTagatggaaagaaaatcaaGCTACAAATATGGTAAGTATTCCAAAGTAATTCAGGTTTTCAATAACTTGAATTCAGTTTGAGAAAGAATACTTCAAAGCTTTTGAACTTCAATGTACCAGAAGTTTTATACCTTTTATTAATTGACTGTTCATAAGGTTTGTGCTTTCTCCTGGCTTGCCCTTGGAGTGCTTCTGCTTCAGTAGCACTGGAAATACTGCTCACATGCAAGCATTACAGCAATTTCCTAGTTTATCAAAAACTGTCCTCTTAAATGTGCCTTTAGCTTTTCCCTGTGGAGGAGAAATATTAACTCAGTAGCTGTAAGCTAAAATACACAAGCCAATAAAATGTAATCTTCTCTGGTACTTTGATACCTGGTTGTCCTCACCAAGGCCCAGGTGAGTGATAATTCCTTGCATGGTGGCTTGGTAGAAGCTGAGTCTCCTGAGCCAGACTCCTTGTGGCTAAGGAGGTGCAGTGCCACAAGTGGCTGATAAAAATGTTCTGTCTGTCATATAGGTTAAAAAAGCTGGGGTTTGTCAGGCCTTTGGGGTTCAGCTCTACTGAGGTGTGACTGGAATCaccaaatataaaatatatccaAACTCTTGGGTCTGCTGGGTCGCtcccaggcaggtgctgctctcAGGTCACCCAGGACAGAACAGCAGCACACTGAGCTGTAGGGGCTGGCCTTAGCAGCAAACTGCATGGGACACTGCACTgtcccaaaatattttattgctgtgtGGTTTAACTTCTGTTTAAGACAGGACTTGGATGCATCAAactttttatttgtaattacTGGAGGGCAGGCTGTGTAGTGCCGAGTTCTATTGCTTGCATGTAAACTGGAGTGGTTTTGTGCCACGTTTCTGGTGCTGCTCTAACTGCTGGTGTAAGGAGGGTACCTGGGAGTGAGGAAACTCCTGAGGGCTGAAGGAACTCGTGCAAACAGCCAAAGGTGTGTTTTTCCTAATGAACAAGTATCAATGCATTGTTATTCTTTAATAAGACATCTCATGAGTGtaaaagaaatcctttttttctctgacttgTAGGGACACAGCAGGCCAGGAGAGATTCCGCACAATCACCACAGCTTACTACAGAGGAGCCATGGTGAGTGCTCACACTTCAAAAAACCTAAACACAACTAGTGGAACTGGTTTGCTGCTCCTGAGTTTGGGTCCTGTAAGTCTTCCACTGGAGGACTGGATAATTGTGGCTTGAGATGTGGGGAATGAAGTTTGTGGTTTGGTTGGGGGTTTgctctctgtttttcctttttttaatgtgctggTACTCAGTCTAGGCTTGTTTCTTGTGATGAAACTTCCAGCCCTATtgtcttttttaatataattaaaatttctgcagattttaatgaaatatgcTACCAAGCTTTAATCAgataggtttggggttttttaaaatgcagtcaACTCCTTTAACACttgaagtgtttaaaaaatggataatgaattattttaatattaaaagtgTGTTTCACTgaattgcttttccttcagcCAGTAGAGAATGCTAAGTCTGGGCAAGAAATACAATGACCTGCAACACCTACTGTTATGTTTTCCTCCATTGAGAGTGACTTGAAGTCAAATAATTGACTTAGAGCCTGCACCCTTGTGGTACAACACTTGTAATGGTTCTTAATGCTGTGATTTGAGATATTTTATGTTGGGACACCTTTAATCTTGACTTGGTTatttcttcctgtgctgctgttttaggttctttttgctttgtatGAACAGATCTGTGACATTCATGGGCTGTGGGTCCAAATTACTCCATTGTTacagagcacagggagaaaTAATAATGGTTGTGGCACTGTGTtagagctctgcagtgcttaAAAAGGCTTTGGCAGTGAGCTGCTCTTCTCCCCAGTCCATGGCCAAGGACTTCTATTTGTCCTATGAGGAGTGATTGGAAAGGCCCTAGGAAATGGAGGGTGAACCCTGCAGTCTGTCCTTAATGCAGTGGCTCTGTGGTTTCCCATGCTTTGCTGAGATCCCATGGCAGATCCCATGGCAGTGTctgtccagagctgctgcaaggaGCCAAAGCTCCTGGGAGAGCCCCAGGGTGAAagctcctgctggccccagcagGTTGGAGCTGGCAGGTTTGGTATCCTGGACTGCTTGAAGCAGCTGCATTAAATGTGACTTTAACTAGAGagtcctgctggctgctgtaGTAGAATTTCTGAACTTGCCCTGGCTGTAGGCTAATAATTAAAAGCTTTGTATGGGTGGTGTGTTTGACCTCTAACAGtggcaaaaaatattaaatagtaGTATTTTGGGTAAATTCCAAGCCGTGGCATAATGCCTTGAGAAAAGACTTACCTGTAATCCAAtggtgaatttttttggaaCTATAATTAAAACTACAGCATACATCAAAAGTCAGCCAATTGTACTAGCTCATCTAACTAGATTTTCCTAACTTTATTTAGGGAATTATGCTGGTGTATGACATCACAAATGAAAAGTCTTTTGACAACATAAAAAATTGGATAAGAAACATAGAAGAGGTAAGTGCTTCATTCCATCTTATGATTTCCCTGGGACAAATGAAAATCAAGTAATTGCTCACTTCCATTGCAGTAGCCAGCAGATATGGCCATGCAGCACTTAGGAGTAAAGTGCCTTCTGTTACATTTGCAGAATAGCCAAATGCCTGTGTGCAACCTGCCACAGAGCTCATTATATATAGTACATGGGCAAATGCAATCTAGGAGTATTTATTCCAgcctattttaatattttaattgcttgtTTTAAGGGTCAGCCTCTCTCAGTAATGCCTTCACATTAgataatttctgtaaaataaaatagtctGTTGTGGAGGAGTTTGACACACAAGTTTCTTTTCAACAATGATGCACTTTGTTCCTGAGagattactttttcttcttccagcatGCCTCTTCAGATGTAGAAAGAATGATCTTGGGTAACAAATGTGATATGAATGAAAAAAGACAAGtctcaaaagaaaaaggggagaaggTAAGATTTGGTAACTCACCCTAATTAGAAGCCTGCTTCCTGTAGGATTTTAGCTTCTGGGTGTTTGATGTTTTAGGCATGTGAGAGAGCATGGGTCTCAAATCTCTTGTTTCAGAAACTTTTATATGTATAGGATGCCaggtttggggttatttttttttttaaatagcactTAACTGTCTTCAGGTTTGAATAAACTTAATGGTACTGTTGTCTTGAGGGCAAGATCCTGTCAAGAATGTTGACCTTTGCTATAGCATGAAATATTCTAGATCTCAATATGAAGTTTTCTGTCTATTTGACCACATTGTACTTAATTCATTCAAGGTGATTACTTATCCTGGTTATAAGTGCTGTTACTAAAGCTCAAGTAGTTAATTAGTTGTTCTACAGAACAAACAAGTGAGGAAGAATCCTACAAACTCTCTCATGTGCAGCTGAAGTAGTCTAGATGCTGGTAACACAGCTTATGGGATGATGGCAATTCAGTTTTCTGGTCCACAATCCATATCAAGAAAGATTCTACCTTAATATTCTTTTAGAGCCTAAATAAGTATTTTGGTGAGAAattaatgtccttttttttgttttgttttgactttATGTGAGGGTATGATGAGTTCTAATGCTTTGTCTAATTGTCTTTAATGTTCTTGCAACAGAAAATAGAAGTGAAACgtgcttggtttggtttttatagTTTGTTGTAGCATGCAGCATCTATTCTATTATGAACCTGTTGTGAACCTGTGTGAAACATTACTTTTACAAAGGGACTTCAAAGCAACTGAAAAACTTTAACCTCTCTTCCAGTTAGCAATTGATTACGGAATCAAATTTTTGGAGACAAGTGCAAAATCCAGCATAAATGTGGAAGAGGTAAGAGATAGGTGCTACACTTGGGTGTTTCCTGAATTACTTCTGGGGAGGTTATGCTCCATGGCCTGCTGGGCTTTCTCACCTGACCTGGGACCTGAAACCCCCACTGTACTCCTGCGTCTGCTGCTATCATCCAagtgtttctggttttctggTAGGGCCtggaattgttttaaaaatgggtGTTAACAGAGTGGTCCACTATTACTGTAACAAACAGTTGCCTTTGATGTCTGTGCCTAGCTATTTAAATTTCAAGTCCTTTTGCACAAAGAATAGGTTTAATTTTAGAGCAGTGCCTTGTGCAGGAAGTGAGATTCTTTACTTTCAGGGTAACATGCTACTGTGTCACAGAGGTTACTACTAAATACATGGTGTGCAGATGAGGCTGAAAATTCGTGTATTAACCTGAACACCAGGTCGTAAGCTCATGTTAGGGGAGGAAGAAGACTCACAATTCTATTTATAGATTTATAATCTGTTTTCCTGTAAATCAATTTCGTGCTAAACCCACAAGATCCCCGTGAGAGTTTAAGGAAATGGAGTGGGAAGGAAGAGTGGCCCAAGTCCAGTCTGTCTCACCATAAATCACTGGTGTCATCTCAGGGAGGGTGGGGGAGGATCTGAGCTGTGTAAGAAGTGTGGACAAAAAAATAACTCTACCAAAGGCCAGTTAAAATAAGATTTATTCATCCAGCAAGGCAGACTTCTGTTGTCCTTATACCTAATCATTTAAAAGtctttctgtgggattttttttctttagaagtcCTGCAAACACCTACTTAATTCAGCTTGTGTATCTGACAAGCTAACTAGAAACTGAAGACATTGTTGCTTTAAAATAACAAGAGGGATGTTGTGCCAGCcaggggtgtttttttttctgattgtgaGGTGATTGTTTTACAGGATAGAGTTAGAATGGACTGATCCATGCTGCACCTGCACTAGCCTGACCTGATTTTCAGTGTCATTGTGACTCTTAGAGCAGACTCTGGAAGTGGGGCCATGAGGAGTCAGTACCAGAGGGGAGACCTGAGTTCCTCTGGAGGGATGACTTGGCTCTCTCATGACGTGGCACTTTCATTTTAACCCCTGTATGTCATGATATGCACAACAGTAGTTTGTGCTTACTCCAAAATATTTGgctctctgaatatttttttaaattgtcacATGAATGGtgaagaaagcattaaaaaatgcagctggTGTAGGCATTTGGCAATCACTAATGATTTGGTTTACTTTCcaccaaataattttcttgcagGGAATTACACAATTGTGATGTTCTTGGGATCAGAAGtgcattaatttatttgttgtgatttatttacattaaatgAGTGCCTGTCTTTGGCTATATTCCAAACACAATGAGAGGGGAAGTGTTTATACTTCTTACATTCTGGAACTGTCCTTTGATTATTAGGGTCTCCAGACAGCCTAAAGtcttgctttttcctgctcctggacaaTTGCAGAGCTTTCCTGCTACAGAAGTTTCTTTGCTCCTTCATACATTGAAATCTGGGATGCTGAGATTTGCCAGAGTAATTATTCATGGGTTTTTGTCTTTAATTGAGATACTGGAAGCTTGAATAATCTTACAGATAGTCCAGAGTAAAGCTTTTGGAGGCCAGAAAGCAAGCTAACCTTAATGGGAATTCCCAGGCTTGCCCTTCTCAAGCCTCTCTGGGTTCCTGATTGTGATGCACAGTTCAGTTTTGTGGGGGAATAAAAACAGGATTAGTAAATGCAGCCTTGTCTTcagctgatttttcttcctccccccaGAGGTATGCAGTGGGGAGGTCTGTTAATTTGCTTCAAAGATTGGCAAGATGGagactaaaaataaatagttttttcttctaaagcaCATTTGCTGAAGTTTTAAATATACAGATATTGTACCTAGAGTGTCTTGCAACTCAAAGTGCTTCTAGTGACCTACAGAACACTGTATTGTTAATGTGTCTGGCTAGCCCAAGTTTATCATGTCCTTAATGTGTCTTGTGATTaactcttgtttgttttttctttatttcccctCCTCACCAGGCGTTTTTCACACTTGCACGAGACATTATGACAAAGCTCAACAGAAAAATGGTTTGTATTTCCAATTAGCATACAAACTAGATACAGTGAGAGTACAGCTATCATAATACTGAGTAGTAGCCCTACCAAAATCTCCTGGGGATTACATTAGTTACTAGATAAAATTTGAGCAAACAGTGATTTATCGTGCTTTATTACACATCAGTGCATAACTATTCATTATTTTGCATGAACGTTAACACTGGGCAGCCTGAAACTGATGTGTTGTTCTAAAATGCAATAGTGTGATCTGTGTTTTATTATGTAGTCCCTTTTCCAGCTAATTCTTGAGACCTGGATTGTTAtgtaaatgttaatttttttgccaAGTGCTTAATGAAGTCTAGATAACTGAGGAGCTCATGTTGCATCAGATCTCTGCTCTGGTTATTGGTTTGCAAGCAGAGGAAGTGGGAAGGGAGACTAGGAAAGCTAGAGATactattttcagcattttatgaTGTTGacactcttttctctttcagaatgACAACAGTTCATCGGGGGCAGGTGGGCcagtaaaaataacagaaaatcgATCTAAGAAGAGCAGCTTCTTTCGATGCACGCTACTTTGATGAACTTCTAATGATAAGACTGCAGCACACTTAGaaccttttctgcttctttgaaAGCACAGGGTCACAAAGCCTCAGAAATAATACCaccaagctgctgctgagagctccATTGAACGTAGACTGCGATACACAAATACCAAGTGGATTTTGCTCACTAAGCCTATTGACCTGTCAGGCTCTTCTTTCTCAGATATGGAAGCTATGAAGTGGAGACACAAATGCAAGATTtaacttgttttccttttttactttctgttttaTTGCCTGTTGCAAAAGCTGCTATGTTTCTTTTAACTTTGCACATCCATATTGGCCTCTTACTGCCTGTTACAGCACAATCTTACATTTGTATTTGCACAGTTTGACTTGTAAGTAAGATTCTTAACAGATTTGTgcacagttttatttctctttttaaacaaatttattttcaagcagAAGAGCCAGGGGAAAAATTGTCtcatttccattattttctatGCTGTATACTCGTGGCCATGCAGTATGGATGTTGTTGCTCTAGTGATGAGAATTACTGTAACAATTGGCATTTAACAAATTTGTCCAGATTTTGTCTCTTAGATGCACAAATCTGTTTATGCAGAAGCTGTGGCTTCTATTGTGAATGTAgtatgcttttctttctttaccaGACTTAGCAAAGTTGTGTTCTGAATTGCCAGTCACTGTCTGATTCACAGATGCACCTTTCAGTTATTTGAATAAACACAGTGTCTTTCCTCACCTAACTTCCCTTTGTTAGCTCAGACTGtctgctcctttttttgtttctgatgaGGAAGCACACTCTGGATTTGAAATCATCACCACAAATTGGCCTCATCACTATCACTTAAGTGGCTTGTGGAAGCTGAATGCATGAGTTTTGAGTAACCACTTTGTGGATTCACTTGTTCAGAAATGACTGCTTCTAAAGGTGACTTCCATTTCTACTCTTAATTCTAAGGATAGTTTGTTAATGTCTGTAAGCATTGGTACTGAGGAAGCCTCTCATTAGGGCTATAATGTACTCCTAGTTTGCAGTTAATGCTGAATGTGTGTCTTTGGTCTGCTCGAGCAGTTGTTTTTTCATCACAAACTGGTACAGTGACCTAGACTGTTAGAAGCAGAGGTGAAACATAGTTGCCTTTTTTTACTCAACCGAGCATTGTATAACCTAGTCTTTGTTCTACTACTTTTTTATTGTCTTCTGAAAAAATTTCCTCAATGAGCAATTAAAACAGGTGCTTTAGTTCTGTTGGTGTGCCAAACGTGGACCATTGTAAGCTTTAACTCCAAGTTTGTGTCCAGCATGTTTGCTGTCAGGGGATGGGCGTGTTCTGTCATTGTCAAAGGAAATGTCTGACATGCTTTTGCTTCACTTCTTGTCTGGAGTTGTAAACAGTGAGGTAGTTGTTAGCAGAGAACCGTTTTGTTGTGTCAGGTACTGAATTTGTCATCTCTGGGTCTGTTTGAAATAGTTTGAAAGCAAGCAGGCCAATAGCATTAGATGTAAAGCTTTTGATTTTAAAGGGTTTATCCTTAGTAGCTGGTTCCATAAAGTTTTAGGTGGTTATCAGCCTG
This sequence is a window from Camarhynchus parvulus chromosome 10, STF_HiC, whole genome shotgun sequence. Protein-coding genes within it:
- the RAB8B gene encoding ras-related protein Rab-8B, which produces MAKTYDYLFKLLLIGDSGVGKTCLLFRFSEDAFNTTFISTIGIDFKIRTIELDGKKIKLQIWDTAGQERFRTITTAYYRGAMGIMLVYDITNEKSFDNIKNWIRNIEEHASSDVERMILGNKCDMNEKRQVSKEKGEKLAIDYGIKFLETSAKSSINVEEAFFTLARDIMTKLNRKMNDNSSSGAGGPVKITENRSKKSSFFRCTLL